One genomic region from SAR92 clade bacterium H455 encodes:
- a CDS encoding sugar nucleotide-binding protein, giving the protein MKILFAGCGDIGSRSASRLAADFDCFGLRRNPQSLPDFISPLAGSMSDLDFMVEVLNQGFDILVATLTPDGFTPEAYQRAYVDIAKTLATAMTLATTVPKLVIWVSSTSVYGNCNGGWVNEQSPTKALSFSGKLLLEAEQQIAALSCATVIVRFSGIYGPGRTRMLDQIIAGKGRPAEPQQWSNRIYSEDCAGVLAHLVRAFEAGKVLESLYIATDSTPVTQHDLRIWLAQQLKVQLEDEIVEQKAIRRCSNQRLLDSGYEFLYPSYKEGYKLLITARSM; this is encoded by the coding sequence TTGAAAATATTATTTGCCGGCTGTGGCGATATAGGCAGTCGTAGCGCTTCCCGTCTAGCTGCCGATTTTGACTGTTTTGGCTTAAGGCGAAATCCGCAGAGTCTACCGGATTTTATTTCTCCTCTAGCCGGTAGCATGAGCGATCTAGATTTTATGGTGGAGGTCTTAAATCAGGGTTTTGATATCTTGGTAGCCACTTTAACCCCTGATGGATTTACCCCAGAGGCCTATCAGCGCGCCTATGTCGACATTGCCAAAACACTGGCCACTGCCATGACCCTAGCAACTACTGTACCTAAGCTAGTGATTTGGGTGTCCAGTACCAGCGTCTATGGTAATTGTAACGGTGGGTGGGTGAATGAGCAGTCGCCGACCAAAGCTCTAAGCTTTTCCGGCAAGTTGCTACTTGAAGCCGAGCAGCAGATCGCTGCCTTATCTTGCGCGACAGTAATCGTAAGATTTTCCGGTATCTATGGGCCGGGGCGTACCCGTATGTTAGACCAAATCATTGCGGGTAAAGGCCGCCCGGCGGAGCCCCAGCAGTGGAGCAACCGCATTTACAGTGAGGACTGTGCCGGAGTCTTGGCACATTTGGTTCGCGCTTTTGAGGCAGGCAAAGTACTTGAGAGTCTTTATATAGCCACTGACTCGACGCCGGTTACCCAGCACGATCTCCGTATATGGTTGGCACAGCAGTTGAAGGTGCAGCTGGAGGATGAGATTGTCGAGCAAAAAGCCATTCGCCGCTGCAGCAACCAGCGGCTCTTAGACAGTGGTTATGAATTTCTGTACCCCAGTTATAAAGAGGGCTATAAGTTATTGATCACGGCGCGATCTATGTAA
- a CDS encoding TIGR00153 family protein, with the protein MTLSNSISNIFGVSPIKPIQNHMAEVIKCVGKLEDFLNATFDDDWVTAAAVFDQISADEQSADKLKKEFRMHMPKSLFMPVSRGDLLSIITQQDNIANLTKDICGIILGRQMAIPKALHGDFIGFVGSSTVTCEKAHGAINELDELLETGFAGSEVKFVQKLIRELAAQEQKVDKKELKLRKKLFNLEADLPPVNVIFMYNIIDQIGALADTAEMIGNQVELLLAK; encoded by the coding sequence ATGACATTAAGCAATTCAATCTCCAATATCTTCGGCGTATCGCCGATTAAACCAATACAGAATCATATGGCGGAAGTGATTAAATGTGTCGGTAAATTGGAAGACTTTTTGAATGCCACCTTCGATGATGACTGGGTCACGGCTGCTGCGGTGTTTGACCAGATCTCTGCCGACGAGCAGAGCGCTGACAAGCTCAAGAAAGAGTTTCGCATGCATATGCCGAAGAGCCTGTTTATGCCAGTTTCTCGGGGTGATCTGCTGAGCATCATTACCCAGCAGGACAATATCGCCAATCTCACCAAAGATATCTGCGGCATTATTCTCGGCCGACAGATGGCTATCCCGAAAGCACTCCATGGCGACTTTATCGGCTTCGTTGGCTCCTCGACCGTGACCTGCGAAAAAGCCCATGGAGCTATTAATGAACTCGACGAGCTACTTGAGACTGGTTTTGCTGGCTCTGAGGTAAAATTTGTACAAAAGCTGATTCGCGAACTGGCTGCTCAGGAACAAAAAGTCGACAAAAAAGAACTAAAGCTGCGTAAGAAACTGTTTAATCTGGAAGCTGACTTGCCCCCGGTCAATGTAATTTTTATGTACAACATTATTGATCAAATCGGCGCATTGGCTGACACTGCCGAGATGATAGGCAATCAGGTTGAATTGCTGCTCGCAAAATAA
- a CDS encoding DMT family transporter: MQYYLGFIFATVSMVTLGVANFYYKKSTQVLGPINTTFYYYLFSFVIALTVWLAFREKEFNLKASYQGLIWPLIIAVFLFASVLSFNYSVKYINVSVGSTIRSMSFLVTIGLAFLIYKETFAVKDYIAIVLAVAAVTLFAYDGNAPIIGK; this comes from the coding sequence TTGCAATACTATTTAGGATTTATCTTCGCAACCGTTTCTATGGTTACCCTAGGCGTAGCAAACTTTTACTACAAGAAAAGTACCCAAGTACTAGGCCCGATAAACACAACGTTTTACTACTACCTGTTTAGTTTTGTCATTGCACTGACGGTGTGGCTGGCTTTTCGAGAAAAAGAATTCAATCTTAAGGCGTCTTACCAAGGGCTTATCTGGCCGTTGATCATTGCGGTGTTTTTGTTTGCCAGTGTCCTGAGCTTTAATTACTCGGTGAAGTACATCAACGTTTCCGTGGGCAGCACCATAAGAAGCATGTCATTTCTGGTAACTATAGGATTGGCGTTTTTGATTTATAAAGAGACCTTCGCGGTTAAAGACTATATCGCGATAGTGCTTGCGGTAGCAGCTGTCACTTTATTTGCCTACGATGGAAATGCGCCGATCATAGGCAAATAA
- the recG gene encoding ATP-dependent DNA helicase RecG, whose protein sequence is MTSLSLHSIGVEKLRGVGPLLSAKLQKLGLYSVQDLLFHLPLRYIDRTKITPIGGVQPLTEVVIEGEVRGSDVVFSRRRSLVCRVQDHSGLMTLRFFHFNQAQQQGLQPGTKLRCFGEVRRGKSGLEMYHPEYQLLNQAQPPALAETLTPIYPATEGVTQQRIRDLCGQALRLLEQHGIEDWLPVEPANSHSNYSLVDALHLLHNPPPGTAINLLAEGEHPAQQRLASEELIAHHLSLLRLRQKIQHQAAPALLPNQAAADRFLAQLPFTLTAAQQRVAGDISADISQPIPMLRLIQGDVGSGKTVVAALGAVQAVANGMQAALMAPTEILAEQHRVNFETWLSPLGIRIAWLTGKLKGKAREVQLAAIADGSAQIVIGTHALFQEAVEFHNLGLTIIDEQHRFGVHQRLALRKKGAVIDAEIDEEGSTPHQLIMTATPIPRTLAMSAYADLDCSVIDELPPGRKAIETVVLNELRRNDVIERVRASCQDGRQAYWVCTLIEESDVLEAQAAEATAQELQLLLSELSVGLIHGRLKPKEKVQMMQAFKAGEINLLVATTVIEVGVDVPNASLMIIENSERLGLSQLHQLRGRVGRGSQSSHCVLLYSAPLSGNGAARLKIMRETNDGFKIAEKDLEIRGPGEVLGTRQTGDMQFRIANLQRDAHLLPEVKRMAIKLLQDYSYNVDPLIARWLGHSEQYGQA, encoded by the coding sequence ATGACTTCCCTTTCACTACATAGTATCGGCGTCGAAAAGCTTCGGGGAGTCGGTCCGCTGCTGTCTGCCAAACTGCAAAAGCTTGGCCTCTATTCAGTCCAAGATCTTCTTTTTCATCTGCCGCTGCGCTATATAGACCGCACCAAAATTACGCCTATAGGCGGCGTGCAACCGTTAACCGAAGTCGTGATTGAAGGCGAAGTTCGCGGCAGCGATGTGGTCTTTAGCCGCCGTCGAAGTTTGGTCTGCCGGGTACAGGATCACAGCGGCCTGATGACACTGCGCTTTTTTCACTTTAATCAGGCTCAGCAACAGGGCTTACAGCCGGGTACCAAATTGCGCTGTTTTGGCGAAGTGCGCCGAGGTAAGTCTGGGCTGGAGATGTATCATCCGGAATATCAGCTGCTCAATCAGGCGCAGCCGCCGGCCTTGGCCGAAACCCTGACACCGATTTATCCCGCCACCGAGGGGGTTACCCAACAGCGTATTCGTGATCTCTGCGGTCAGGCTTTAAGGCTTCTAGAACAGCACGGCATTGAAGACTGGCTGCCTGTGGAACCGGCTAACAGTCACTCAAATTACTCCTTAGTCGATGCTCTGCATCTGCTGCACAACCCGCCACCGGGCACGGCAATTAATCTACTCGCCGAGGGGGAGCACCCAGCGCAACAGCGCTTGGCCAGCGAAGAGTTAATTGCTCACCATTTAAGCCTGCTGCGTCTGCGGCAAAAAATCCAACACCAGGCCGCACCGGCACTGCTGCCGAATCAAGCTGCGGCCGATCGCTTCTTAGCCCAACTACCCTTTACTCTCACCGCTGCTCAACAGCGTGTTGCCGGCGATATCAGCGCCGACATCAGCCAACCTATACCTATGCTACGTCTGATTCAGGGAGATGTGGGCTCAGGTAAAACAGTGGTTGCCGCGCTGGGTGCAGTGCAGGCGGTGGCCAATGGTATGCAGGCGGCGCTGATGGCGCCCACCGAGATTCTCGCCGAGCAGCACAGAGTCAATTTTGAAACCTGGTTGTCGCCACTGGGTATTCGTATCGCCTGGCTGACCGGCAAGTTAAAGGGCAAAGCTCGAGAAGTGCAGCTGGCGGCGATTGCCGACGGCAGTGCGCAGATTGTTATAGGCACCCATGCGCTGTTTCAAGAGGCGGTGGAATTTCATAATTTGGGCCTAACCATTATTGACGAGCAACATCGCTTTGGCGTGCATCAGCGTTTGGCTCTGCGCAAAAAAGGCGCGGTGATAGACGCCGAAATCGATGAGGAGGGCTCCACACCTCATCAGCTGATTATGACTGCCACACCGATTCCCAGGACATTGGCTATGAGCGCCTATGCCGATCTGGACTGCTCGGTAATCGATGAGCTGCCCCCAGGGCGCAAGGCTATAGAGACCGTTGTGCTCAACGAACTTCGCCGCAATGACGTTATCGAGAGAGTCCGCGCCTCCTGCCAGGATGGTCGCCAGGCCTATTGGGTCTGCACCCTTATTGAAGAGTCCGACGTGCTCGAAGCCCAGGCTGCAGAGGCCACTGCTCAAGAACTGCAGCTGCTGCTCTCAGAGCTCTCTGTAGGGCTTATTCACGGCCGTCTCAAACCGAAAGAAAAGGTTCAGATGATGCAGGCCTTTAAGGCTGGTGAGATCAATCTACTGGTAGCCACCACCGTTATTGAAGTGGGAGTGGATGTACCCAATGCAAGCCTGATGATTATCGAAAACTCCGAGCGTCTGGGCCTGTCCCAACTGCATCAGCTGCGCGGGCGGGTTGGTCGTGGCAGTCAGAGCAGTCACTGTGTGCTGCTCTACAGTGCACCGCTGTCGGGCAATGGCGCGGCGCGGCTAAAGATTATGCGCGAGACCAATGACGGCTTTAAGATCGCTGAAAAGGATCTTGAGATCCGCGGCCCGGGCGAAGTTCTCGGCACTCGCCAAACTGGCGATATGCAGTTTCGGATCGCCAACTTGCAGCGCGACGCTCATCTGCTGCCAGAGGTTAAACGCATGGCCATCAAGTTGCTGCAGGATTATTCCTATAACGTAGACCCACTTATCGCACGCTGGCTCGGTCACAGCGAACAATACGGGCAAGCTTGA
- a CDS encoding RidA family protein, producing MTNKAVIHTDKAPAAIGTYSQAVKVNNTVYLSGQIPLIPETMELVEGDISVQIRQVFDNLSEVCGASGGDLSNIVKLNIFLTDLSNFATVNQVMGEYFQQPYPARAAIGVSELPKGAQVEMDGILVI from the coding sequence GTGACCAATAAAGCCGTAATTCATACAGACAAAGCCCCAGCCGCTATCGGTACTTATTCCCAGGCCGTAAAGGTCAATAACACCGTGTACCTGTCCGGGCAGATTCCTCTGATCCCTGAAACCATGGAATTAGTCGAAGGCGATATCAGCGTGCAGATCCGCCAGGTATTCGACAACCTCAGTGAAGTCTGCGGCGCCTCTGGTGGTGATCTGAGCAATATAGTTAAGCTCAATATCTTCCTTACCGACCTGAGCAATTTTGCGACAGTCAATCAGGTGATGGGCGAGTATTTCCAACAGCCCTACCCGGCCCGTGCCGCCATTGGTGTCAGTGAACTACCCAAAGGTGCTCAGGTTGAGATGGATGGTATTTTAGTTATTTAG
- a CDS encoding LysE family translocator codes for MEYYLSLITFTFVAGITPGPNNMMLLASGLNHGIRKSMPHYLGICIGFPIMVAVVGFGLGALFEQYPSIYIYIKISGISYLLYLAWKIANAGNSSASSKIRQPLTFIQAATFQWLNPKAWVIAIGALVAFTTPENVTQSVVAIILIYFVMGFICMALWLKLGQGLQQFLRGGKRIHYFNITMAVLLALSVIPMAFSSFGNSV; via the coding sequence ATGGAATATTACCTATCACTCATCACCTTCACATTTGTTGCGGGAATCACTCCCGGCCCTAACAATATGATGCTGCTGGCCTCGGGGTTAAATCATGGAATACGAAAATCCATGCCCCACTATCTAGGCATCTGTATTGGCTTTCCAATTATGGTCGCAGTGGTGGGTTTTGGATTAGGGGCTTTATTTGAACAGTACCCAAGTATCTATATTTATATAAAGATCTCAGGTATTTCGTACTTGCTCTATCTGGCCTGGAAAATAGCCAATGCTGGCAATTCAAGCGCCTCAAGTAAGATCCGGCAACCCCTAACATTCATCCAAGCAGCTACCTTTCAATGGCTAAACCCCAAAGCTTGGGTCATTGCTATTGGCGCCCTAGTGGCGTTTACCACCCCAGAGAATGTCACTCAGAGTGTGGTGGCGATCATATTGATCTATTTTGTTATGGGCTTTATCTGTATGGCGCTTTGGTTGAAGTTAGGTCAGGGTCTGCAACAGTTTTTGCGCGGCGGTAAGCGCATACATTACTTCAATATAACAATGGCTGTGCTGTTGGCACTATCTGTTATACCTATGGCATTTAGCAGTTTTGGCAATTCCGTCTAA